From the genome of Treponema denticola:
TTAAGTTTATCCAATATAACAAGCTTTTCATTTACGGAAGAAAATGTTTTACTTAGATTGGAAATTACCACTATGTTTTTACTCATATCTTAGAACCTCCGCAGGTTTCAATCTTAAAATACGCTTTGCGGCCGCCATAGAAGCAGCAGAAGCAGAAAATACGCCAAATAAAAAAATCAATAAAATTTCATTAAAAAAAATTCTAACCGGAACATTATCCATATAAAAGTACACAGGGCTAAAAACCAAAAATTCTTCAGAATCCGCAGTCTGAGCCAATACAGAAAAGAACGACAAAAAAAGGTTCGCAATTTTTTCTATCAAAGCGAAAATGGAATTAATCTGAACGGAAAGTAAAAGACCAAGCAAAAGACCGGCAGTTGCTCCGATAAAGCCGATAGTAAATCCATTTGCAATAAAAAGAGTTTGGATATGTTTTGAATATGCACCCAAAGAAGCCAAAACTGAAATTTCTTCACGCCTCTCATAAATTGAACGCCTCATTCCATTATAAATATTAACGGAGACGACCAAAAAAATTAAAAAGACTAAAAGCATCATCATATTTTTTTCAATTTGAAGTGCACCGAAAAACGCATGGTTATAGGTACGCCATGATTCCGATTTTAACTCGGGAACAAAAGAGCTGACAGCCTTTATATAGGAGGCGTCATTATTTTGATTTTTAAGTTTTACAAAACCATAATTATATTTTTCTTTTCCTAAAATTTCTTCTCCGTTTTTAAGCGAAATAAAAGCAAATGAAGAATCGACTTCATAATACCCGGTTTTAAAAATTCCCGTTATAAGTAGTTCTTTATTTTCAGGAAAAAGGCTTGTTTCGCTTGAGCCTGAAACAGCAATGAGATCTATATTGTCTCCGACCTTTACGGAAATCTGCCTTGCAAGTTCATAGCCTAAAACTATAGAATTTTCTTTTTGTATATTAAAAGAGCCTGAATATATTTTTAATTGTTTTTCAAGACCTTTATCTTTTTTCAGTATATCGGGTTCAACAGATCGAATCAAAACACCATGCTGCCTTCCGTAGTTACCCTGTATTAAAGATTGGTATTCTTGAAAAATAAAGAAAGTATCATGCAATTTTAAATTTTCGGCTTTTTTTAATTCTTCTTCCGTACCGTATAACCTTATGTGTCCGGAGCTTACCTGCAGAATTGTATCAATATATCCCATTTGCAAACCGTTCATAATGGATAAAATCACAGTCAAAACCATAACTCCGAAGGCGATCCCCAAAATAGAAAAAAGAGTTGATATAGAAGAGCGCCCCTTTGTATCAGCAGAATTAAATCTTCTTAAAACAAAAAGAATCCATCTATAGTTATTTTTTTTCATTTTAGATTTCCTCCTCCAAAACTCCGACTTCTTTTCCATATTCAAATAAATGAATTATCTTTTTTCCGGTTTTATATTCAATAAAGCTAATCTTATTTC
Proteins encoded in this window:
- a CDS encoding ABC transporter permease: MKKNNYRWILFVLRRFNSADTKGRSSISTLFSILGIAFGVMVLTVILSIMNGLQMGYIDTILQVSSGHIRLYGTEEELKKAENLKLHDTFFIFQEYQSLIQGNYGRQHGVLIRSVEPDILKKDKGLEKQLKIYSGSFNIQKENSIVLGYELARQISVKVGDNIDLIAVSGSSETSLFPENKELLITGIFKTGYYEVDSSFAFISLKNGEEILGKEKYNYGFVKLKNQNNDASYIKAVSSFVPELKSESWRTYNHAFFGALQIEKNMMMLLVFLIFLVVSVNIYNGMRRSIYERREEISVLASLGAYSKHIQTLFIANGFTIGFIGATAGLLLGLLLSVQINSIFALIEKIANLFLSFFSVLAQTADSEEFLVFSPVYFYMDNVPVRIFFNEILLIFLFGVFSASAASMAAAKRILRLKPAEVLRYE